The following are encoded together in the Ranitomeya imitator isolate aRanImi1 chromosome 4, aRanImi1.pri, whole genome shotgun sequence genome:
- the LOC138674729 gene encoding zona pellucida sperm-binding protein 3-like, with the protein MELWVRWSCLLVVLLYGTGFGSSLIRHQRQSGGWWRNYQPARGNSRGLGQPISGMMSSRWDSRYNGRDQQLRDLTQAPSSVSVQCGEDRMVVMVNRDFYGNGKLVKPSDLTLGSCRPGQQTTDSTVVFDNSLQECGNLLQGSMTPDWLIYNSNLRYTPTSSRNVPIIRSNSAVVPVQCFYPRHGNVSSNAIKPTWTPFSTTVTSEERLAFSLQLMTTDFSSPSSVLVFQLGEKLYIEASLDIQNHVPMLLFVDRCVATITPDMDSRPSYDIISNNGCMMDSMEEDSSSVFVSPRPQANKLRFMVDAFRFTESAASMIYITCTLRAADINQTPDPMNKACSYNKASSSWTSVEGSSGICQCCTTRNCATAASQRRQWGSSSGRQRGLGKRDVDSHVEKHGTATLGPILVTGSKSNQVTGAGTLQASRMTAEREPLQLWVLVAIGSVTSVVVAVALTVAGKCLLKRSHKESVQQ; encoded by the exons ATGGAGCTGTGGGTCAGGTGGAGTTGTCTACTAGTGGTTCTCCTCTATGGAACAGGCTTTGGTAGCTCCTTGATCAGACACCAGCGTCAGTCAGGTGGTTGGTGGAGGAACTATCAGCCTGCTAGGGGGAATTCCAGAGGACTTGGACAACCTATATCTGGAATGATGTCTTCCAGATGGGACAGCAGGTATAATGGTAGAGACCAACAACTCCGAGACCTCACTCAAGCTCCATCCTCTGTCAGTGTGCAGTGTGGTGAGGACAggatggtggtgatggtgaacaGAGACTTCTATGGGAATGGTAAGCTGGTGAAGCCCTCAGACCTGAccctgggctcctgcaggccgggacaGCAGACTACAGATAGTACTGTTGTGTTTGATAATAGTCTTCAAGAATGTGGTAACCTCTTACAGGGGAGT ATGACTCCAGACTGGCTGATCTACAACTCCAACCTACGCTACACCCCCACCTCTTCCAGGAATGTGCCCATCATCAGGTCCAACTCTGCTGTGGTTCCTGTCCAGTGCTTCTACCCAAG ACATGGTAATGTGAGCAGCAATGCCATCAAGCCAACATGGACTCCATTCAGCACCACAGTGACCTCGGAGGAGAGGCTGGCATTCTCCTTGCAGCTTATGACTA CGGACTTCAGTTCCCCCAGTTCTGTACTGGTCTTTCAGCTTGGTGAGAAATTGTACATAGAAGCCTCTCTGGATATCCAGAACCATGTTCCGATGCTCCTGTTTGTTGACCGCTGTGTGGCCACCATTACTCCGGATATGGACTCCAGACCCAGTTATGACATAATCTCCAACAATGG ATGCATGATGGATAGTATGGAAGAAGATTCTTCCTCTGTCTTTGTTTCACCAAGACCTCAAGCCAACAAGCTCCGCTTCATGGTTGATGCCTTCAGATTCACTGAGAGCGCTGCATCTATG ATCTACATCACATGTACCCTAAGAGCTGCTGACATCAACCAGACCCCTGATCCCATGAATAAGGCCTGCTCCTACAACAAGGCATCTAGCAG CTGGACCTCTGTGGAAGGATCTAGTGGGATCTGTCAGTGCTGCACCACCAGAAACTGTGCGACTGCTGCCAGCCAGAGAAGACAATGGGGATCCTCTTCAGGAAGGCAAAGGGGACTTGGGAAGAGGGATGTTG ATTCTCATGTAGAGAAACATGGCACAGCCACCCTGGGTCCCATACTAGTGACTGGATCCAAGTCCAACCAGGTAACCGGAGCAGGAACCCTCCAAGCTTCCAGGATGACAGCAGAACGTGAACCTCTACAGCTGTGGGTGCTGGTGGCCATCGGATCTGTCACTTCAGTAGTCGTTGCTGTTGCTCTTACTGTGGCTGGGAAATGTCTTCTGAAAAGATCTCACAAAGAATCTGTGCAGCAATAA